The proteins below come from a single Eucalyptus grandis isolate ANBG69807.140 chromosome 3, ASM1654582v1, whole genome shotgun sequence genomic window:
- the LOC120291741 gene encoding uncharacterized mitochondrial protein AtMg00810-like, with protein MDVHNAFLHGDLEEEIYMDLPQGLQRQGESKNAKLTSIDYDAGTSSSDDPLLKDPTSYQRLVGKLIYFTMTRPDICYVVQTLSQFMHSPKQSHMNAALKVVKYLKSCPGLGILLSRKCNMEMAAYCDADYATCPMSRRSITGFCIKFGESLLSWKTKKQSIVSLS; from the exons ATGGATGTCCACAAcgcttttcttcatggtgatctggaagaggagatttacatggatcTTCCACAAGGATTacagagacagggggagtcaaAG AATGCCAAGTTGACCAGTATTGATTATGATGCTGGGACGTCCTCCTCTGATGATCCATTATTGAAGGACCCGACAAGCTATCAAAGACTTGTTGGGAAGCTTATCTATTTCACAATGACCAGGCCAGACATTTGCTATGTAGTACAGACTctcagtcaattcatgcacagTCCAAAGCAGTCACACATGAATGCAGCCTTAAAAGTGGTGAAATATCTGAAGAGTTGTCCAGGATTAGGGATACTCCTCTCTAGAAAGTGCAATATGGAGATGGCAGCCTATTGTGATGCGGACTATGCTACATGTCCCATGAGTAGGAGATCTATTACTGGATTTTGCATCAAATTTGGGGAGTCgttactttcatggaagacaaagaaacaatctATTGTATCATTGTCATAG